The Macadamia integrifolia cultivar HAES 741 unplaced genomic scaffold, SCU_Mint_v3 scaffold1075, whole genome shotgun sequence genome has a segment encoding these proteins:
- the LOC122062577 gene encoding disease resistance protein RPS4B-like encodes MTDLPTTLTFLGLQDCSTIEMLPSNISDLSGLMILDLNGCKRLQSFPKLPSRLFELRTSGCTSLQGVDVKDLQNLRDLVINYDHFCSKSDEISRLPNLESLILEGCERPQTFPKLPSSLSSLFVEGDTSTLLVISGEIQSMETSQSVQGIHMEGCDHLGNTSRKNSLFQDIHREFEVYGTGSEIPEWISHQNMGSSESFEVSECSGCKIHGLDVSAVFLNEKEAIDFRSFSVICNKTKDIQWEPVEGDWHITRPLPQGEDVLWVRHITICELRHYSGHEAEFGEHFEVGDQVQVSVEIEGDPGGSLQVKKCGVLLVHRPDEEKNLSDDPSVGETISPVDDNVVMDGEESVLVHIEDENKSGHNEGVAGFSIDAKRLKIGL; translated from the exons ATGACAGACCTTCCAACAACATTAACGTTTTTGGGTCTGCAAGATTGCTCAACAATTGAAATGTTACCATCCAACATTAGCGATCTCTCTGGACTGATGATTCTTGATTTGAATGGATGTAAGAGGCTACAGTCATTTCCAAAGCTTCCATCACGATTATTCGAATTGCGGACAAGTGGTTGCACATCTTTGCAAGGAGTAGACGTTAAGGACTTACAGAATTTACGAGATTTAGTAATCAACTATGATCACTTCTGCAGTAAATCAGATGAAATAAGTCGCCTTCCTAATCTTGAGAGCCTAATTTTGGAAGGCTGTGAAAGGCCTCAAACATTTCCAAAGCTTCCATCAAGTTTATCTTCCTTATTTGTAGAAGGTGACACATCGACTTTGCTTGTTATTAGCGGGGAGATCCAGAGCATGGAAACTTCTCAATCTGTACAAGGCATCCATATGGAAGGGTGCGACCATCTGGGGAACACTTCGAGGAAGAATAGCCTTTtccag GATATACATAGGGAATTTGAAGTATATGGTACTGGGAGTGAGATTCCGGAATGGATCAGCCATCAAAATATGGGGTCTTCTGAATCCTTTGAGGTATCTGAATGTTCGGGTTGTAAGATCCATGGGTTGGATGTATCTGCTGTTTTTTTAAATGAGAAAGAGGCCATAGACTTCCGTTCTTTTTCTGTAATTTGTAATAAAACGAAAGATATTCAATGGGAGCCCGTTGAAGGAGATTGGCATATCACACGTCCACTTCCACAAGGTGAAGACGTACTGTGGGTGCGCCATATTACAATTTGTGAGCTTAGGCATTACTCAGGACACGAAGCTGAATTTGGCGAGCACTTTGAAGTGGGGGATCAAGTGCAGGTGTCAGTAGAAATTGAGGGTGATCCTGGAGGAAGTTTGCAAGTGAAGAAGTGTGGAGTCCTGCTAGTCCACAGGCCCGATGAGGAGAAGAACCTATCAGATGATCCATCAGTGGGGGAAACCATATCTCCTGTAGATGATAATGTTGTTATGGATGGAGAAGAATCAGTATTAGTTCACATtgaagatgagaataagagcggCCACAATGAGGGCGTTGCAGGATTTAGCATTGATGCCAAAAGGTTGAAGATTGGTCTGTAA